In a single window of the Porites lutea chromosome 14, jaPorLute2.1, whole genome shotgun sequence genome:
- the LOC140925293 gene encoding acyl-CoA dehydrogenase family member 11-like: protein MAEELSSVRAEHKFDETALHEYLKKNLQGFPRGPGTLNVLQYSSGQSNPTFCLSKNGKKFVLRKKPPGKLLRGAHQVKREFRVLSALHSISFPVPKPYRYCEDASVIGTEFYIMDHVKGHIFHRPKLPSLSASERRVLYNSMISTLARLHSIDWRSLGLSDFGHQTNYLRRQVSTWGKQYRASATQPINAMEKLLSWLEKNIPPESTQETAIVHGDFRLDNLIIHPTQLTVAAVLDWELSTLGDPILDLAHNCVPHHFPSELADMLPAFSLASPSAGIPSEKELVSTYCKLRGFSKTSFPNWNFYLALSFFRMAAIAQGIYARAMQGNASAPNAASFGQIVQPLAEAGLRLALQDQKPYVSHSIAPRQCNSTSIFQPSEKAQALYSKMKAFMDKYVYPAEQAFYEHASNPETQWSIPPLMEELKQKAKSEGLWNLFLPGVSGLSQLDYALLAEITGRCPFAPEVFNCSAPDTGNMEVLHLYGSEEQKKQWLEPLLRGEIRSVFCMTEPDVASSDATNMECQITREGSEVVINGRKWWSSGAGDPRCKIAIVMGCHAGVNLPKHQRHTMVLVPLDTPGITKVRALTVFGYNDAPHGHFEIVFNNVRVPLTNVILGEGRGFEIAQGRLGPGRIHHCMRSIGLAERSLELMVQRSLERVAFGKRLAEKGMVQEQIALSRIEIEQARLLVLKAAHTIDCHGNKAARKQIAMAKIAVPRMACNVIDRAIQVHGGKGVSQDTPLAYFYTGARSLRIADGPDEVHLEAVAKLELKEALKSKI, encoded by the exons TTCAGGGCAGTCAAATCCAACATTCTGTTTGAGcaagaatggaaaaaaatttgTCTTGAGGAAAAAACCTCCTGGAAAGCTGCTCAGAGGTGCTCATCAG gtTAAGAGAGAGTTTAGAGTGCTGTCTGCCCTGCATAGCATTTCTTTCCCTGTACCCAAACCTTATCGTTACTGTGAAGATGCATCTGTTATTGGGACAGAATTTTACATTATGGATCATGTTAAG GGACATATATTTCACAGACCAAAGCTGCCTTCTCTCTCAGCCAGTGAGAGAAGGGTTCTTTACAACTCAATGATATCCACTTTGGCCAGGCTGCACAGTATTGACTGGAGAAGCTTAGGACTCTCAGATTTTGGTCATCAAACCAACTACTTAAGGAGACAG GTTTCCACCTGGGGCAAACAATACAGAGCATCAGCAACTCAGCCGATAAATGCAATGGAAAAGCTTTTATCCTGGCTGGAAAAAAATATTCCTCCTGAAAGCACACAAGAGACAG CCATTGTTCATGGTGACTTCAGACTGGATAACCTTATAATTCATCCCACGCAA CTAACTGTGGCAGCCGTTTTGGACTGGGAGTTGTCAACTCTGGGTGATCCAATACTTGATCTTGCTCACAATTGTGTTCCTCATCACTTCCCAAGTGAACTTGCAGACATGCTTCCTGCATTTTCCTTAG CGAGTCCAAGTGCTGGTATTCCATCAGAAAAGGAGTTGGTCTCTACATACTGCAAGCTTCGTGGCTTTAGTAAAACTTCATTTCCAAACTGGAACTTCTACCTTGCTCTGTCTTTTTTCAGAATGGCTGCTATAGCCCAG GGAATCTATGCAAGAGCCATGCAGGGCAATGCTAGTGCACCTAATGCTGCTTCATTTGGACAAATTGTGCAGCCATTGGCTGAAGCAGGGTTGAGATTAGCTCTCCAAGATCA AAAACCCTATGTTAGTCACAGCATTGCTCCACGCCAATGTAACAGTACCTCAATCTTTCAACCATCTGAAAAAGCTCAAGCATTGTATTCCAAAATGAAAGCATTCATGGACAAATATGTTTACCCAGCTGAACAA GCCTTCTATGAGCATGCAAGCAATCCCGAAACACAGTGGAGCATCCCTCCTTTAATGGAGGAGTTAAAG caaaaagcaaaatcagAAGGCTTGTGGAACTTATTTCTTCCTGGTGTATCAGGTTTAAGTCAACTGGATTATGCTCTACTGGCTGAGATTACTGGCAGATGTCCTTTTGCTCCAGAAGTCTTCAACTGCAGTGCACCAG ACACTGGTAACATGGAGGTTCTTCATTTATATGGATCAGAGGAACAAAAGAAACAGTGGTTAGAGCCTCTTCTCAGAGGAGAGATACGCTCTGTCTTTTGTATGACAG AACCTGACGTTGCATCTTCTGATGCGACAAACATGGAGTGTCAGATCACCAGGGAAGGCAGCGAAGTTGTTATCAACGGAAGAAAGTGGTGGAGTAGTG GTGCGGGAGATCCACGTTGTAAGATTGCTATTGTAATGGGATGTCATGCAGGTGTAAACTTACCAAA GCACCAGCGCCATACGATGGTACTAGTCCCACTGGATACCCCAGGGATAACAAAAGTCCGGGCTCTCACGGTGTTTGGCTATAATG acGCACCGCATGGCCACTTCGAGATAGTGTTCAACAATGTTCGCGTACCTTTGACGAATGTTATACTGG GGGAAGGGCGAGGATTTGAGATAGCTCAAGGCCGTTTGGGTCCTGGGCGAATACACCACTGCATGCGTTCAATTGGACTAGCAGAACGATCACTCGAACTTATGGTTCAACGGTCTTTAGAGAGAGTGGCCTTTGGAAAGCGTTTGGCCGAAAAG GGAATGGTACAGGAGCAGATCGCTCTGTCAAGAATTGAAATTGAACAGGCCAGACTGCTTGTGCTGAAGGCGGCACACACCATCGATTGCCATGGAAACAAAGCTGCAAGAAAACAG ATTGCTATGGCAAAGATCGCAGTTCCTCGCATGGCCTGTAACGTTATTGACCGAGCGATTCAGGTGCATGGTGGGAAGGGAGTATCCCAGGATACACCGTTGGCTTATTTCTATACAGGAGCTCGGAGTCTGCGCATTGCTGATGGCCCGGATGAGGTTCATTTGGAGGCAGTGGCTAAACTTGAGCTGAAGGAAGCACTCAAATCCAAGATATAA